In Candidatus Methanomethylophilus alvi Mx1201, a genomic segment contains:
- a CDS encoding acylneuraminate cytidylyltransferase family protein encodes MSIQKGLVYAIIPARSGSSSVKDKNIRIISGHPLMAYSIIAARLCKNINRVIMTTDSEKYAKIANKYGAETPFLRPVEISGKYSTDLEFVKHAIDWFEKNEKLLPEYWVHLRPTSPLRTPSEIDRAIDIFKNSKADCLKSVHLTHECPYKWFNVTEEGYLKTICGISLDEANGPRQSYPPVFVPNGYVDIVRTEQIIRSGTLYGNSAVAFETNEVIDIDYEHELDQLQTLIKTSGGIVSNELKKFE; translated from the coding sequence ATGTCAATTCAAAAAGGACTTGTTTATGCAATAATTCCCGCTCGCTCTGGTTCTAGTTCTGTTAAAGATAAAAATATACGCATTATTTCTGGGCACCCTCTGATGGCGTACAGCATTATTGCGGCAAGACTTTGTAAAAATATTAACAGAGTCATTATGACTACTGATTCTGAAAAATATGCAAAAATTGCAAATAAATACGGTGCTGAAACTCCATTTTTAAGACCCGTAGAAATATCAGGGAAGTATTCAACTGATCTAGAATTTGTAAAACATGCAATTGATTGGTTTGAAAAAAATGAAAAATTATTGCCAGAATATTGGGTTCATCTCCGTCCAACATCTCCTCTGAGAACACCCTCAGAGATTGATCGGGCAATCGATATCTTTAAAAATTCAAAGGCAGACTGTTTAAAATCTGTTCATCTTACACACGAGTGCCCATACAAGTGGTTTAATGTTACTGAAGAGGGTTATTTGAAAACAATTTGTGGAATCTCTTTGGATGAAGCTAATGGTCCCCGTCAAAGTTATCCCCCAGTATTTGTTCCTAATGGCTATGTCGATATTGTTAGAACTGAACAGATAATTAGATCAGGCACATTGTATGGAAATTCTGCTGTGGCTTTTGAAACAAATGAAGTTATTGATATTGATTATGAGCATGAGTTAGATCAGCTGCAGACGTTAATTAAAACGAGTGGCGGCATAGTGAGTAATGAATTAAAAAAATTCGAGTGA
- a CDS encoding CBS domain-containing protein encodes MALERLQINESVNILDTLRFMDENQTKYLIAVNETGVVIGTLSDGDIRRAIIRGCSLEEPISLAVNHSFMYVLKTDSIDKILSIFHERKIEFIPILDENKKLYNVMTRHILNYLLLINQKISFDFDYDMLCKTVLEHEIYVRPWGYYKTMVLNDTFQSKVIYILPEQRLSLQSHEHREEYWIIISGNGRVQLGESTHPVNPGDMFFIPKGCKPAYPMNQLKKLWYFLKFNLVIILAKMTLNVIVTYMGAND; translated from the coding sequence ATGGCATTAGAACGTTTACAAATAAATGAATCTGTCAATATACTGGATACACTTCGATTCATGGACGAGAATCAGACCAAATATTTGATTGCTGTTAATGAAACAGGGGTTGTAATTGGAACTTTAAGTGATGGAGACATTCGTCGTGCAATTATTAGAGGGTGTTCACTTGAAGAACCCATATCTTTAGCAGTTAACCATTCATTTATGTATGTTCTAAAAACGGATAGTATTGATAAAATACTGTCAATTTTTCATGAGCGTAAAATAGAATTTATACCAATTCTAGATGAAAATAAGAAACTATACAATGTGATGACTAGGCATATTTTGAATTACTTGTTACTCATCAATCAGAAAATATCTTTTGATTTTGATTATGATATGTTGTGTAAAACAGTTTTAGAGCATGAAATTTATGTTAGACCTTGGGGCTACTATAAAACAATGGTTTTAAATGATACATTTCAGTCAAAAGTAATTTATATTCTGCCAGAGCAACGTCTCAGTCTTCAAAGCCATGAACATCGTGAAGAATATTGGATTATAATCAGTGGCAATGGTCGTGTTCAACTGGGAGAATCCACACATCCTGTAAATCCTGGAGATATGTTCTTCATACCTAAGGGATGTAAACCAGCATATCCAATGAATCAACTGAAGAAATTATGGTATTTTCTGAAGTTCAACTTGGTGATTATTTTGGCGAAGATGACATTAAACGTTATAGTGACATATATGGGCGCAAATGACTAA
- a CDS encoding N-acetylneuraminate synthase family protein, which yields MVKTYQKPFIIAEAGCNHMGQMRIAKQLIEIAASFCKADAIKFQKRCPRELLTPEQYNSPHPNPKNSYGKTYGEHREFLEFTATQHQQLKDWCDEFGIIYSTSVWDMTSAKEIAAINPKFIKIPSACNNHYEMLQWLCDNYDGEIQLSFGMTTYEEERNIVELFEKNGRNKDLVIFACTSGYPVPYEDVCLLELNRLYDTFGNTVKKIGFSGHHIGTAIDIAAYALGATVIERHYTLDKTWKGTDHAASLEPEEFKILVRDLNRVSMAMTAKPEEILPIEKIQRDKLKYRCR from the coding sequence ATGGTAAAGACCTATCAAAAGCCATTCATAATTGCCGAAGCTGGCTGTAATCATATGGGGCAGATGAGGATTGCAAAACAGCTTATTGAGATTGCAGCATCCTTTTGTAAGGCTGACGCTATTAAATTTCAGAAACGTTGCCCCAGAGAACTTCTTACACCCGAACAATATAATTCGCCCCATCCGAATCCTAAGAATTCTTATGGAAAAACTTATGGGGAGCATCGTGAATTTCTTGAGTTTACAGCAACTCAGCATCAACAATTGAAAGATTGGTGTGATGAATTTGGAATTATCTATTCCACATCTGTGTGGGACATGACCTCTGCAAAAGAAATTGCTGCCATTAATCCAAAATTTATTAAAATCCCATCTGCTTGCAATAATCATTACGAAATGCTTCAATGGTTGTGTGACAATTACGATGGAGAGATACAGTTATCTTTCGGGATGACTACTTATGAAGAGGAGAGAAACATTGTTGAACTTTTTGAGAAGAATGGTAGAAATAAAGATCTTGTAATTTTTGCATGCACTTCTGGCTATCCTGTTCCTTATGAAGATGTTTGTCTTCTGGAATTAAATAGGCTCTATGACACATTTGGGAATACGGTTAAAAAGATTGGATTTTCTGGCCATCACATAGGTACTGCGATTGATATTGCAGCATATGCTCTTGGGGCCACCGTTATCGAAAGACATTATACTCTTGATAAAACGTGGAAAGGAACTGATCACGCTGCATCATTGGAACCTGAAGAGTTCAAAATACTTGTAAGAGATCTCAACAGGGTGAGCATGGCAATGACTGCTAAACCCGAAGAAATTTTACCCATTGAGAAAATACAAAGAGATAAACTCAAATATAGGTGTAGATGA
- a CDS encoding KdsC family phosphatase encodes MKQFSFLNNVELLIYDCDGVLTNNKVIVDECGKEYVVFSRADGYGISRIHEMGIKQVVISTESNPVVIQRCNKLKLAVLNNVSDKSIAVKEYCKSLDIDLKNVMFVGNDLNDLNAMNIVGYRGCPADAEPEVLSECNWISLKNGGDGVIRDLYRNICESRM; translated from the coding sequence ATGAAACAATTTTCTTTTTTAAACAATGTTGAGTTACTCATATATGATTGCGATGGGGTACTAACGAATAATAAAGTCATAGTAGATGAATGCGGAAAAGAATATGTTGTTTTCAGTCGTGCTGATGGATATGGAATCTCCCGTATACATGAGATGGGTATCAAACAAGTGGTCATATCTACTGAATCCAATCCAGTGGTGATACAACGTTGTAATAAGCTTAAATTGGCTGTATTAAATAATGTTAGTGATAAATCAATAGCTGTAAAGGAATATTGCAAGTCTCTGGATATAGATTTAAAAAATGTGATGTTTGTAGGCAACGATCTGAATGATTTGAATGCTATGAATATTGTAGGATATCGTGGTTGTCCTGCAGATGCTGAACCAGAAGTGCTCTCCGAATGTAATTGGATTTCTTTGAAAAATGGAGGAGATGGAGTCATAAGAGACCTATATCGCAATATTTGTGAGTCGAGGATGTAA
- a CDS encoding methyltransferase domain-containing protein has protein sequence MKDITAVDFTAYYKNAEEAAERQYNTHMKQFFKKYAPANSGLTIMDFACGWGRISNVIKDNYAKIILCDISKKAIEHCKERFANDNRFEFVVNKIDEIPLESNSVDFVFSWDSMVNFNYRLLDMSIFEINRILKNNGYAFIHHSNYRGAFAAQGLTCSENYEENKMGRACTSYVDMRIIAKHYNMKIVEQKLQDWGNGENFIRHVDCITILQKISESKPHLDEVLFKSGYITKPRILGEKMLDMSSSKEDSVSINILGCCVSRDIFNLKCGINYTVKGYVQRNCPLDIFDEIANSYKISDLDVEDIVEHNFNKRSLCTLFNGTGSKKLLENKGKWIIIDSFYSGCGCFELTFPDRSCKYIQTDWGTVLKKLVTKLDNGIKCNFIDGNENFLLKIDKFTNFIKNNWGNNVILLDLPRTNQYLATNGTVQIKSTSYIESINAADELCKLLLERLDCHYVRMPHPLYGDSYNSYDVQAVHYIKEAYQYLKEAVDIIVNGVDVYKKLDLNYIKYSQIFHEIALGTRLSERNTIQIIKRIIASKDVVNYPKCVQLCNQLILQGSVDALYLLSVVYRDGLGVNKDIDFAIELMEKAYSQYNDYGNALIDLLWNRTDTESCNKIIRIASQLLDCGNAGVFSRFGRMYRDGKSVEKNIDLSIEYFYKAKSKDLSWSIELFDVMWNANRSEYDSQLKNAISELADKGNPDAMVRRGRMYRYGRGEIKDFEKALFWIKKAADMKKNYVSEYNELKTLTVTIK, from the coding sequence ATGAAAGACATAACAGCTGTTGATTTCACAGCATATTATAAAAATGCTGAAGAAGCTGCAGAGAGACAGTACAACACACACATGAAACAATTTTTCAAAAAATATGCTCCGGCCAACAGTGGATTAACAATAATGGATTTCGCTTGCGGGTGGGGGAGAATATCCAATGTTATAAAAGATAACTATGCGAAAATAATCCTCTGTGACATTTCTAAAAAAGCAATAGAACATTGTAAAGAAAGATTTGCAAACGACAATAGATTTGAATTCGTCGTAAATAAAATTGACGAAATACCATTGGAATCCAATTCAGTTGATTTTGTATTCTCATGGGACTCCATGGTTAATTTCAATTATAGATTACTAGATATGTCCATATTCGAAATAAATCGTATTTTGAAAAATAACGGATATGCATTTATTCATCATTCAAATTATAGGGGCGCTTTTGCAGCACAAGGTTTAACCTGCAGTGAAAATTATGAAGAAAATAAAATGGGACGGGCTTGCACTTCTTATGTGGACATGAGAATAATTGCAAAACACTATAATATGAAAATAGTAGAACAAAAATTGCAAGATTGGGGAAATGGAGAAAATTTCATAAGACATGTTGATTGTATCACTATACTACAAAAAATATCAGAATCTAAACCACATTTAGATGAAGTATTGTTTAAATCAGGATATATAACAAAGCCTCGAATTCTAGGAGAAAAAATGTTAGATATGTCATCTAGTAAGGAAGATTCGGTGTCGATTAATATTTTGGGTTGTTGCGTCTCAAGAGATATATTCAATCTTAAATGTGGAATAAATTACACCGTCAAAGGCTACGTGCAAAGAAACTGCCCTCTTGACATATTTGATGAAATAGCTAACTCTTACAAAATATCGGATCTTGACGTTGAAGATATTGTAGAACATAATTTCAATAAACGTAGTTTATGCACTCTATTTAATGGAACAGGATCTAAAAAACTATTAGAAAACAAAGGAAAATGGATAATAATCGATTCTTTTTATTCAGGATGTGGTTGTTTTGAACTCACATTTCCAGATCGTTCTTGCAAATATATCCAAACAGATTGGGGCACTGTATTAAAAAAATTAGTAACTAAACTAGATAATGGAATCAAATGTAATTTTATTGACGGTAATGAAAATTTTTTATTAAAAATAGACAAATTTACAAATTTCATAAAAAACAATTGGGGAAATAATGTAATTTTGTTAGATTTACCTCGTACCAATCAATATTTGGCAACCAATGGTACAGTTCAAATAAAATCAACTTCATACATAGAATCAATCAATGCTGCAGATGAATTGTGTAAGTTATTATTAGAAAGATTGGACTGCCATTATGTTCGTATGCCTCATCCACTATATGGGGACTCTTATAACTCATATGATGTGCAAGCAGTACATTATATAAAAGAAGCTTACCAGTACTTGAAAGAAGCAGTTGACATAATCGTCAATGGCGTAGATGTTTATAAAAAACTTGATTTAAATTATATTAAATATAGTCAAATCTTTCATGAAATTGCACTTGGAACTCGTTTATCTGAAAGAAATACAATACAAATAATAAAAAGAATAATCGCTTCTAAAGACGTCGTTAATTATCCTAAATGTGTTCAACTTTGCAATCAATTGATACTCCAAGGAAGTGTAGACGCATTATACTTGTTATCTGTTGTATATCGTGATGGACTGGGTGTAAATAAAGATATTGATTTTGCCATAGAGTTAATGGAAAAGGCATATTCGCAGTACAATGACTACGGTAATGCATTAATTGATTTATTGTGGAATAGAACCGATACCGAATCATGTAATAAAATTATAAGAATTGCTTCACAACTATTAGATTGTGGCAATGCAGGGGTTTTTTCAAGATTTGGCAGAATGTACAGAGATGGAAAAAGTGTAGAAAAAAACATAGATTTGTCTATTGAGTATTTTTACAAAGCTAAAAGCAAAGATTTGTCTTGGAGTATCGAATTATTCGATGTTATGTGGAATGCAAATAGATCAGAATACGATTCACAACTCAAAAATGCAATATCCGAATTAGCAGATAAAGGAAATCCAGATGCGATGGTTCGCAGAGGGAGAATGTATAGATACGGTAGAGGTGAAATTAAAGATTTCGAAAAAGCCCTATTTTGGATAAAAAAAGCTGCCGACATGAAAAAAAATTATGTTTCTGAATATAATGAGTTAAAAACTTTAACTGTTACAATCAAATAA
- a CDS encoding DUF4277 domain-containing protein, whose product MALDRSRDRGYVGLRATSALAMALFEQSGLRGLLDERIPVDKRRKLSIGYAVKAFIGDMMGHADRRALSRVSDPFMSAPVSXMFGEKMDLEGLGATALSRDLDIMFEADLPAVTYDCYRLLASRYGLDSNIFNIDSTNFGISAKEKTADIEGAAVPEWCGHPKDSKARIVYSLLSVTDENSIVCYERPYDGATADSEMDRGAIEFLSGKVDPSSTTLVADCKIATAPLVGLMTSEGFGFVAKCPENFGRKVRDDIVYSVSTGTMDPSSVRDGWRYTIRMPKWTG is encoded by the coding sequence ATGGCATTGGACCGTTCTAGGGACAGGGGATACGTCGGCCTGAGGGCGACGTCCGCGTTAGCCATGGCGCTGTTCGAACAATCCGGTCTGAGAGGACTGTTGGACGAAAGGATCCCCGTGGACAAACGTCGCAAGCTCAGCATAGGATATGCCGTCAAAGCCTTCATCGGCGATATGATGGGTCATGCGGACCGCAGGGCACTGAGCAGGGTCTCCGACCCGTTCATGTCCGCTCCCGTATCCRAGATGTTCGGGGAGAAGATGGATCTGGAGGGATTGGGTGCAACCGCATTGTCAAGGGACCTCGATATCATGTTCGAGGCCGATCTTCCTGCTGTCACCTATGACTGCTACCGTCTTCTGGCCTCAAGATACGGGCTGGATTCGAACATCTTCAACATCGATTCGACCAACTTCGGCATATCCGCGAAGGAGAAGACCGCCGATATCGAGGGTGCGGCAGTACCGGAATGGTGCGGACATCCCAAGGATTCGAAGGCCAGGATAGTCTACAGCCTCCTTTCGGTCACGGACGAGAACAGTATCGTCTGCTACGAAAGACCGTATGACGGTGCCACCGCGGATTCCGAGATGGACAGGGGTGCCATAGAGTTCCTTTCCGGTAAGGTGGATCCCTCCTCGACCACATTGGTGGCCGATTGCAAGATCGCCACCGCTCCCCTGGTGGGGCTCATGACCTCCGAGGGGTTCGGTTTCGTAGCGAAGTGCCCGGAGAACTTCGGGCGCAAGGTGAGGGACGATATCGTTTATTCCGTATCCACGGGAACGATGGATCCCTCATCCGTACGTGACGGATGGAGATATACGATACGGATGCCGAAGTGGACGGGATGA